One Cystobacter ferrugineus genomic window, ATGTCACGGCGAGGAGGGGCAGCAGACGCGAGGCGCGGAGCATGGTGGCGCTGGCTTACCAGCGTCCTTCGCCCGGGAGCCAGTGGCCTCAGGTGAAGGAGTGGGTGGCCTCTGCTATACGCTCGCGAGGCACCGCGGTGCTTCCGTGTCTTCGTGAGGCGGTCGCGCCGGGGTGCCTGCCTTCACCCCCGATGGATGTCCGGCCGTCCGTGTCTCCGCGGCGGCTGGCTCACGCAAAAGGCGTATTCATGACCCCTGCTTCTCCACCCCTCGGAAGAATCCGGGCGCGGACCCTGCTCTGTGCCCTGTCCCTGCTCTCGGCGGGAGCCGCCTCGGCGCAGCCCACGAGTGTCACGCTCGTCGGCTCCGCGCCGCTGTGCGCTCCGGACGATACGGCCTGCACCACGTCCCGCTTGGAGCAGGACGCGACCGATCTCGTCTGGACGAAGTCGTTCTCACTGCCGGCGGGCCCCACCACCTTCCGCGCGGTCGTGGACGAAGCGGGCACGGTGTCCACCTATGGGCAGAAGGGCGAGAAGGATGGGGCCGAGTACTCGCTGACGCTTGGCCAGCCGGAGAGCGTCAAGTTCTACTACGACCCGGAGAGCCACTGGGTCACCACCGGCAAGTCCGTCATCGCCACGGTGGCGGGCAGCTTCCAGAGCGAGTTGGGTTGTCCGGGTGACTGGCAGCCGGACTGCCTGCGCTCGTGGCTGAAGGACGTGGATGGAGATGGCACCTACACGTTCACGACGACGGCGCTTTCCGCGGGCAGCTATGCGTGCAAGGTCGCCATCAATGAGAACTGGGATGTGAACTATGGAGCGAATGGTGCGCCGGGTGGCGTTGACATCGGCTTCTCCGTGCCTTCCTCGGGGATGCCCGTGGTCTTCACCTTCAACTCCACGAGCCACATCTTGAACATCGAGGTCGTTGGCGCGCCCAAGGGAGACATCGAGCGGGCGCGGGCCTACTGGGTGTCCGGAGAGCTGCTGGCGTGGAACGCCACGGGCACGGCCCAGCTCCCCGAGGGGGCCACCTTCCGGCTGCACCACGATCCCACGGGCGCGATGACGCTCGGAGCGTCGGGCATCTCGGGGGGCAACGTGCTGCCGCTGTCGATCGAGCCCGCGGGGCTGCCTCCGCACATCGCCGAGAAGTTCCCGCACCTCAAGGGCCTGACGGTGCTGCGCATCGCCGACTCGGACCTCATCCAGGTCAAGGACATCCTCAAGGGGCAGATGGCGCTGTCGCTCACGGACGGCGGGGGCAACGTGGTGAACGCCACCGGCGTGCAACTGCCGCTCGCGCTGGACGCGCTCTACGCCAACGACGAGTCCCTGGGCGTCACCTGGTCGGGCAACACGCCCACCTTCAAGCTCTGGGCGCCCACGGCGCGCAACGTGGCGCTGATGCTCTACAACAACTCCAAGCCGGAGGCGGTGGGCACGCGCGTGGCCATGTCGCTCGATGCCGCCACGGGCGTCTGGAGCACCCAGGTCGACGGGAGCTGGCGCAACAAGTTCTACCTCTATGAGGTGGAGGTGTATGTCCCCTCCCAGAAGCAGGTCGTGAAGAGCCTGGTCACCGACCCCTACTCGCTGGGCCTGTCCCTCAACAGCAAGCGCAGCCAGGTGGTGAACCTGGCGGATCCGGCGCTCGCGCCCGCGGGCTGGAATTCGCTCAAGAAGCCCGCGCTCGACGCGCCCGAGGACATCGTCCTCTACGAGCTGCACGTGCGCGACTTCAGCATCCGCGACCTGACGGTGCCCGAGCCGAGGCGCGGCACCTTCCTGGCCTTCACCGAGCTGGAGTCCAACGGCATGAAGCACCTGCGGGGCCTGGCGCAGAAGGGCCTGACGCACGTGCACCTGCTGCCGGTGTTCGACATCGCCACCATCGAGGAGGACCGCTCCAAGCAGCAGGTGCCCGCGGGCAACCTCGCCGCCCTGCCTCCGGACTCCGAGGAGCAGCAGAAAGCGGTGGTCGCGGTGAAGGACACGGACGGCTTCAACTGGGGCTACGATCCGTTCCACTACACCGTGCCCGAGGGCAGCTACGCGGTGAACCCGGATGGCAACTCGCGCATCGTCGAGTTCCGCCAGATGGTGAAGGCGCTGTCGGACAGTGGCCTGCGCGTGGTGATGGACGTGGTGTACAACCACGTCAACGGCTCGGGCCTGTCGGACACGTCGGTGCTCGACAAGGTGGTGCCCGGCTACTACCAACGCCTCAACGCGGACGGCAACGTCGAGACGAGCACCTGCTGCCAGAACACGGCCTCCGAGCACGCCATGTTCGAGAAGCTCATGGTGGACTCGCTCGTCACCTGGGCGAAGTTCTACAAGGTGGACGGCTTCCGCTTCGATCTGATGGGCCACCACATGAAGTCCAACATGCTCGAGGTCCAGGAGCGGCTGCGCGCGCTCACCGTGGAGAAGGACGGCGTGGACGGCTCGAAGATCTACCTCTACGGCGAGGGCTGGGACTTCGGCGAGGTGGTGGGCAACGCGCGGGGCATCAACGCCACGCAGCTCAACATGACGGGCACGGGCATTGGCACCTTCAGTGACCGGCTGCGCGACGCGGCGCGCGGCGGAGGCCCGTTCAGCGGCCTGAAGGAGCAGGGCTTCATCAGCGGCCTCTGGTACGACTCCAACTCGACCACCTCCGGAACGCCCGAGGAGCAGCGCCAGCGGCTGCTGCACCACATGGATCAGATCCGCGTGGGCCTGGTGGGCAACCTGCGCGACTACACGCTCGTCAACAAGGAGGGCAACACGGTGAAGGGCTCGGAGGTGGACTACAACGGCCAGCCCGCCGGCTACACGTCCGATCCCCAGGAGGTCATCACCTACGTCTCGGCGCACGACAACGAGACGCTGTTCGACGCCGTCCAGTTCAAGGCGCCCGCCTCGGCCGACCTGGACACCCGGGTGCGCATGCACAACATGGGCTTGAGCCTGGTGGCGCTGGGCCAGGGCATTCCCTTCTTCCACGCGGGCGACGAGCTGCTGCGCTCCAAGTCACTCGACCGCGACAGCTACAACTCGGGAGACTGGTTCAACGCGCTCGACTTCACCTACACGTCGAACAACTGGGGCGTGGGTCTGCCCCCCGAGGAGAAGAACAAGGACAACTGGCCCGCCATGAAGGAGCTGCTGGGCAACCCTGCGCTCAAGGCGACGCCGGAGCACATCCGCCGCGCGCACGAGCACTTCGGCGAGATGCTGAGCATCCGCAAGAGCGCGGCCCTGTTCCGCCTGCGCACCGCCCAGGACGTCCAGGAGCACGTGAGCTTCCTGAACACGGGCTCCTCGCAGGTGCCGGGCCTCATCGTCATGAAGCTCCAGGACGGCGCGGCCGCCGATGGCGTCACCGACGTGGTGGTATTCTTCAACGCCAACGACGAGCAGCAGAGCTTCCAGATTCCCGAGTACGCCAACCGCGAGATGGTGCTGCACCCCGTGCAGCAGGGCTCGTCGGATCCGGTGGTACGCGGCGCGTCGTTCCAGTCGGGCTCCTTCACCGTGCCGGGGCGTAGCACGGTGGTGTTCGTGAACCCGGGGCGGATTCCCCCCGATGGGGCGGACGGCTGCGGCGGCTGCGCGGGAACCGGCGGTGGGGCCATCGGCGGTCTGGCCCTGCTGGCGGGTGGCCTGCTGCGCAAGCGGCGCCGCGCGTCGTGATTCACGGGCGGTCATGACGCACCCGTGAGGGAAGAGAAGGGCCCCGGAGGGAAGTCCGGGGCCCTTTTCATTGCCGCACAGCGCGAGCGCTTGCCGCGTGCGGCCCCGTGCGGAGTGGAGTAGAGGGAGCGGCCATGGATGAGAAGACGCTCACCCGACTGCTCGAGCAGGTGAAGGGCGGCAAGGTCTCAGTGGATGCCGCCGTGGGGCAACTCAAGGACCTGCCCTTCGCCGAGCTGGGCTATGCGACGTTGGACACGCACCGCAGCCTGCGCTTCGGCTTTCCCGAGGTGGTGCTGGGTGAGCCGAAGACGGTGGAGCAGTTGCTCGGCATCGTGGCCACGCTGGTGGAACGCAAGCAGACGGTGCTGGTGACGCGGCTGCAGCCGGACAAGGCCGAGGCGCTCCTGGCCGCCCATCCCAAGGGCGAGTACCACGCGGTGGCGCGCATCTTCCACCTGAAGCAGGGCAAGCCCAAGGCGGGCCGGGTGGCGGTGGTGACGGCGGGGACGAGCGACATTCCCGTCGCCGAGGAGGCGGTGCTCACCGCGCAGGCGATGGGGGCCACGGTGACGCGCGTGTACGACGTGGGCGTGGCGGGCATCCACCGGCTCTTGCGGCGGCGCGAGGAGATCCAATCCGCGCACGCGGCGGTGGTGGTGGCGGGCATGGAGGGGGCGCTGGCGAGCGCGGTGGGAGGGCTCGTGGGCATTCCCGTGGTGGCGGTGCCGACGTCGGTGGGGTACGGGGCCAACTTCGGCGGGGTATCCGCGCTGCTGGCGATGGTGAACTCGTGCGCCTCGAACGTGGCGACGATGAACATCGACAACGGCTTCGGGGGCGGCTTCTACGCGGCGCTCATCTCGCGCACGCGCGGGCAGCGCTGAGGGACACGGGCATGCGCAAGGTTCTCTATCTGGAGCCCGTGGGCGGTATCGCCGGGGACATGTTCCTGGCGGCGGGCATCGATCTGGGCGTGTCGCCGGAGGCGCTCACCCAGGCGCTCGGTGGGCTCGGGGTGCCGGGCTGGAAGCTGGCGGTGAGCCGGGCGGTGCGGCACGCCATCAGCGGTACGCACCTGGACGTGGTGCTGGACGAGCGCGAGGCGCATCCCCACCGGGCCTATGCGGACATCCGCGCGCTCATCGAGGCGGCACCCACGCTGCCGCCCCGGGCCAAGGAGCGGGCGCTGGCGGTGTTCCGCGCCATCGGCGAGGCGGAGGCGAAGGTGCACGGCGTGTCGCTCGACGCCATCCACTTCCACGAGGTGGGCGCGGTGGACTCCATCGTGGACATCTGCGGGGCCGCGGTGGTGCTGGAACTGCTAGGCGACCCCGAGGTGTACGCCGCGCCGCCGCCGCTGGGCAGTGGCACCATCCGGGTGGCGCACGGCAACATGCCGATTCCAGTGCCGGCCACGCTGGAACTGCTCCGGGAGCTGCCGGTGCGCTTCGAGGGGGTGGGGGAGCTGACGACGCCCACGGGAGCGGCGCTGCTCAAGGTGCTCGCTCGCATCGCCCCGCCGCCGGCGGACTTCCGCATGGAGCGCATTGGCTACGGCGTGGGGACGAAGGACTTCCGCGACCGGCCCAACGTGTTGCGCGCCACCCTGGGCCGGGCCGAGGGCCAGACGGAGGGCCTCTGGGTGCTCGAGGCGAACCTGGACGACAGCACGCCGCAACTGCTCGGCTATCTGCTGGAGCATGTGTTGACGCGGGGCGCGTTGGACGCCTGGGTGGTGCCCGCGACGATGAAGAAGGCGCGGCCGGGGCATGTGCTGAGTGTGCTGGTGGAGTCGAGCGTGAAGGAGGCCGTGGTGGACCTGCTGCTGCGTGAGTCCACGACGCTCGGCGTGCGCTCCTATGCCGTGGAACGGCGGGCCCTGGAGCGCGACTGGGTGGAGGTCGAGACGCCGTGGGGTCCAGTGCGGGTGAAGCGCGGCCTGCGCGACGGCGTGGTGCTCAACGTCCACCCCGAGTTCGAGGACTGCCGCCGGGTGGCCGAGTCCGCCGGGGTTCCCCTCAAGCAGGTGATGGCGGCGGCACTGGCGGCACTCGGCTCCGGACGCTGACTTTCCTCGCGCCGTTCTCTTTCTCATTCCTTCCTTTCCCACGAGCCCATGCACCCGACCCTCATCACCGAACTGCGCTTCGAGCCCCTCAACCTCCCGCTCACCGAGCCCTTCGCCATCGCCACGGGGGCCCCGGAGCGAGCGGACAACGTGCTGGTGCGGCTCACCCTCGCGGACGGCACGGTGGGGTTGGGCGAGGCGGCGCCCTTCACGGCCGTCTCCGGTGAGACGCAGGCCAGCACGCTCGAGGCCATGGCCTCCGTGCGCGATGCCCTGGTGGGCCGGGACGCGAGCGGCTGGAGGCCCATCGGCGCGTGGCTCACAGAGGCGCTGCCCCGGGCTCCGTCGGCGCGCTGTGGCATCGAGCTGGCGCTGCTGGACGCGCTGGGCCGCCACCACCGCATGCCCCTGGCCACCCTGTTCGGAGGAGCGGGCCGCGCGCTGGACATCGACATGACGGTGACGGCGGGGGACGAGGCGCACGCGGCCGCGTCGGCCCGGGCCATCGTCGCGCGGGGCATCCGCACCCTCAAGGTGAAGGTGGGTGCGCTGACTCCGGAGGAGGACGTGCGGCGCATGGTCATCATCCGCCGGGAGGCGCCCGGGGCCCGGCTGTTCGCGGACGCCAACGGGGGCTACACGGTGGCGGGCGCGCGTGCCTTCCTGTCCGGCCTGGAGGCGGCGGGCGTGCCGCTGGCGCTCTTCGAGCAGCCCGTGTCGCGCGAGGACTGGGAGGGCATGGCCGAGCTGACGCGCGCCTCGCGGGTGCCCATCTGCGCGGACGAGTCGGCGCGCACGGTGGCGGACGTGGTGCGCCTGGGCCGCGAGGGCGGCGCGCACGGGGTGAACCTCAAGCTGATGAAGAGCGGAGTGGTGGAGTCGCTGGCCATGTGGAACGTGGCGCGCGCCTTCGGCATGGAGCTGATGATGGGCGGCATGCTCGAGAGCACCCTGGCGATGAGCAGCGCGGTGCACTTCGCCGCGGGGTTGGGCGGTTTCGATTACGCGGACCTGGACACCCACCTCTTCATTCGCGAGCATTCCTTCCGCGGGGGGTTGCGGTGCGAGGGGGGACGGGTGGACGTCGGTCACGTCCAGGCCGGCCATGGTGTCGAGCTGGAGTGAGCGAGGACGGCACATGCTGGACGCATTGGTGGTGGGCGCCGGGCCGACGGGCCTGACGATGGCATCGGAGCTGGCGCGGCATGGGCTGAGCTGTCGCGTGGTGGAGCAACTCCCGGCCCCTTCGCCGCTCTCGCGCGCGCTGGCGGTGCAGGCCCGCACGCTCGAGATCTTCGAGGACCTGGGCATCGTGGAGCAGGCCCTCGCCCTCGGGCGCGAGGTCCAGGGCTTCAACGTGGTGGGCCAGGGCGGAGCGCGCGCGCGTGTTTCCCTGCGCGGCTTCACCTCGCTGGAGACGCGCTACCCCTTCATCCTCATGCTTCCGCAGGACGCCACCGAGGCGCTGCTCACCGAGCACCTGGGCTCCTTCGGCCCGCGGGTGGAGCGGGGCGTGGGGCTGGAGGGCTTCGAGCAGGGGACGGAAGGGGTCGTGGCCACCTTGATGCACGAGGATGGCCGGACGGAGCGCGTGTCCGCGCGGTGGCTGCTGGGCTGTGACGGCGCCCGCAGCCGGGTGCGCAAGGGGTTGGGCCTGCCCTTCGAGGGCTCGACGTATGAGGACTCGTGCGTGCTGGCGGACGTGCGCGTCGAGTGGTCCCTGGGTGAGGGCGAACTGGTCATCATGCCGTCCGCGCATGGCGTGGTGGGAGCCTTCCCCATGCCTGGGGGGCAGCGCTACCGGTTGTTCTTCATCCGGCCGCGCGAGGACGTCGCCGACGCCGCCGACGACGTGGCGCCCCTCGCCCTGGAGGAGATCCAGGCGCTGGTGGACCAGATGGTGCCCGTGCCCACGCGCGTGAGTGAGCCGCGGTGGATGTCGCGCTACCGGCTGCACAGCCGGGGCGTGACGCGCTACCGCCAGGGCCGTGTGTTCCTCGCCGGCGACGCCGCGCACATCCACAGCCCCGTGGGGGGCCAGGGGATGAACACGGGCATCCAGGATGCCTACAACCTCGCCTGGAAGCTGGCGCTCGTCACCCGGGGCCGCGCGCCGGAGTCCCTGCTCGACACGTACGAGCTGGAGCGGCACCCCGTGGGACGCCATCTGTTGCATGGCACGGACCGGGCCTTCTCCCTCATGGCGCGAGGGGGGCTTGGGGCGCGGCTGTTCCGTGCCCACGTGGTGCCCCGGGTCGCCACCCGCCTGTTCAGCAGTGCCATCGCGCAGCGCCGCGTGTGGCGTTTCGTCTCCCAGCTCACCATCCGCTACCGCGAGAGCCCCCTGTCTTCCGAGCACCTGTGGGGCGAGGACGTGGGAGGTGTGAGCAGGCGGCAAGGTCCCGGGCCCGGGGAGCGGGTCCCGGAGATGCCCATCCGGGGCGAGGGCGTGGAGCGCCTGCACCAGGTACTGCGCGGACCCCAGCACACGCTGCTGCTGTTCACGGGCCTGTCGTTCGAGGCCCCGCGGCGTGAGGAGCTGGTCGCGCTCGCGGGCCGGCTGGAGCAGCAGTACGGGCCCTGGTTGAAGGCGCGCGTGGTGGTGGCCGGAGAGCGCACCCCCTCCTCCCGGGTGCTGGCCGACGAGGACGGCGCGGTGCATCGCCGCTTCGGCGCGGGGGCGGAGGGGTTCTACCTGGTGCGGCCCGATGGGTATGTGGGCCACCGCGAGTGGCCGCTCGAGACGAAGCGGCTGGAAGCGGAGCTCGCGCGCCGGCTGGGCCGGTAGTCAGGTCTCTTCCTGGGCGGGCGGTCTGCTGCCCGAGGACGCGGCCCACAGCGTGCGCCAGGCGGTGGCCAGGAGGATGATGGCGCCGCCCACGAGCGCCCAGGGGCCGGGCCGCTCGCCCGCGAAGAGGAAGGTCCACACGGGGTTGAGCACCGGCTCGAGCAGGATGATCAGCGAGGCCTCCAGGGCGGGGGTCTCGCGCAGACCGCGCTCGAAGAGCGCATAGGCGCACCCGAGCTGGAACACGCCGAGGAAGACGAGCATCCCGAGGTCCATCGCCGTGGGGCGGGGCCCCTCGAGGGCGGGCACGAGCGTGGCGAGCCCCGCGAGGACGTTGCCCCACACGAGCACGGAGGTGCCCTCGCCCCGGGTCGCGCGCAGCCCGAGGATGCACATCGCGAAGGAGACGCCCGAGCCCAGGGCCACCATGTTGCCCCAGAACTGGCCGGGGTTGAGCTGGTCGAGGAAGAAGAGGCTCAGGCCGAGCAGGAACACGGGCACGGCCATCCACTCGCCACGTGAGGGCCGCTCGCCGAGCACCAGGGGCGAGAGCAGCAGCACGTAGAGCGGCGCGGTGTCCTGCAGGAAGATGGCGTTGGCCGAGGTGGTGAGCTTGTTGGCCACGATGAACGTCACCACCGTGGTGGCGTAGGCGAACGTGGCCAGGAGTCCGCGAGCCGAGGGCCGCTTGCGCCCCTCGGGGAGGGCGAGCGCGAGCGCCACGGCGGCGATGAGCGAGCGGCCGGAGGCGAGCTGCCAGCCGGTCAGACTGGACAGCTTCACGAGGACGCCCGCGGTGGACCAGAGCGTGGCGGCGGCGAGCAGATAGAGGCGGGAGGGGTGCATGGGCGGGACGCGAGCCCCTGAGTATGTCGCGAATGTCCGGTTCGTGGATGAGTCTGCAAGATTGTTTTGCGCAATGCGTAAGGGTGCAGTCAGATGGACGGACTGGCTGTCCTGGGAGGCAACGACATGGCCGAGAAGTGGGACAAGCAGTTGATGGACTTCCTCAAGCGCACGGGCGAGGAACTCAAGCGCACGGGCGAGGACCTCAAGACCGAGGCGCAGCGGCTGCTCGTGGAGGTGCAGGACCCGAGCAACCAGGCCAAGGTGAAGGAGGGCCTGCAGAACCTGCGCGTCTGGGCGGTGGCGACGGGCAAGCAGGCCGCGGAGCACCTGGAGTCCGCCGCGCGCCGCGTGGAGGAGACCGTCGAGGGCGCCTTCGACAGACATTCGTCTTCCGCGGCTCCCCCGTCCCCGGTGCCCCCCGCGGCACGGACCCCGTCGGCGCCTCCCCCGCCTCCTCCAGTGCCCCCCACGCCTCCGGTGCCTCCCGAGGCCAAGGCCGCCGCCAAGGCGGGCGCGTCCAAGTCGATTGGCCGCAAGAAGCCCTTGGCCAAGACCGCTCCCGCCAAGACCGCCGCCGCGAAGAAGCCGGCGGCCAAGAAGGCGAGCTCCCCCAAGTCGATCGGCCGCAAGAAGCCCGCCCGTCCGGCCTCCTGAGGTCAACGAGCGGCCGTCGGAGCGGGGCCCGGGGTCTTGGCCGGGGGCGTTGGATCAACCCGCGCCCCATGCCATAGTGCGCGCGTGGCCGGCTCGAACCGTGATTCGAAGGGTAGCTTCCAGGCGGAAATCTCTCAGGACGTCATCGACGAGGCGCTCAAGAGCGTCGAGCGGCGTGCCCATCCTCCCGAGAGTGGGGATGGGGATGTTCCCGAGGGGGGCAGAACGCTGGAAATGGACATCCCCGAGGGCATGACCCTGGAGGTGGACGTTCCTCCGTCCGTCTTCGGCGAGAGCGAGTCCGGCTCGGGCGCGCCCTCCATGGCCGCCCTGACCGATACGCGCCAGCGTTTGGAGGCCGTCCAGCGCGAGCTGGAGGAGGCCCGCGCCCAGCTCGAGTTCAGCCAGACCAAGAGCCGCGAGACGATGGAGCGCCTCAAGGAGAGCCACGAGCGCGCCCTGCGCGCCACGGCCGACCTGGAGAACTACAAGAAGCGCGCGCAGAAGGAGAAGGAGGAGATCCAGAAGTTCGGCCTCGAGCGCCTGCTCAAGGACTTCCTCCCGGTGCTCGACAACCTGGATCGCGCGCTGGAGGCGTCCCAGAAGTCCACCGACTTCGAGGCCTTCCGCACCGGCGTGGAGATGACGCGCAAGCTGTTCGACAGCGCCATGGGCAAGCAGGGCGTCAAGGGCTTCTCCGCCGTGGGCCAGCCCTTCGATCCGCGCCTGCACGAGGCCATGCAGCAGGTGGAGAGCGCCACCGTGCCTCCGGGGCACGTCGTCTACGAGGCCGTGCGCGGCTACATGCTCAATGATCGGCTCATGCGGCCCGCGCTGGTGGTGGTGGCGCGTGCTCCCGAGGGAGCCAGGCCCGAGCCGGTTTCCAGCAAAACGCCGGGGAGTGCGCCCACGGGGGGGGCCACTTCCGCGCAGCCCGGCAACACACCCAGCGAGGGTCAGTAGAACGCCATGGGCAAGGTCATTGGAATCGATCTGGGGACGACGAACTCGTGCGTGGCCGTGATGGAAGGCGGCGAGCCGGTGGTCATCCCCAACAGCGAGGGCAGCCGCACCACCCCGTCGATGGTGGGTTTCACCGAGTCGGGTGAGCGGCTGGTGGGGCAGATCGCCAAGCGGCAGGCCATCACCAATCCGGAGAACACCGTCTTCGCCGTCAAGCGGCTCATCGGCCGCAAGTTCGACTCGCCCGAGGCCAAGAAGGCCATCAGCGTGAGTCCCTTCCGCGTGGTGCCCAGCCCCAACGGGGACGCGTGGGTGGAGAGCCGCGGCAAGAGCTACAGCCCGCCGGAGATCAGCGCCATCGTGCTGATGAAGATGAAGCAGACGGCGGAGGACTATCTCGGCGAGCCCGTCACCGAGGCGGTCATCACCGTGCCCGCCTACTTCAATGACAGCCAGCGCCAGGCGACCAAGGACGCGGGCCGCATCGCCGGCCTCAACGTGCTGCGCATCATCAACGAGCCCACGGCCGCGGCGCTCGCCTATGGTCTGGACAAGGTGCGCGAGACGAACGCCGAGCGCATCGCGGTGTACGACCTGGGCGGCGGCACGTTCGATATCTCCATCCTGGAGCTCAACTCGGGCGTCTTCGAGGTCAAGAGCACCAACGGCGACACGTTCCTGGGCGGTGAGGACTTCGACCAGCGCCTCATCGACTTCCTGGCCAAACGCTTCGCCGAGCAGAACAACGGCCTGGACCTGCGCAAGGACCGCATGGCGCTGCAGCGCCTGAAGGAAGCGGCCGAGCGCGCCAAGCACGAGCTGTCCAGCGCGACGGAGACCGAGGTCAACCTCCCCTTCATCACCGCGGACGCCACCGGCCCCAAGCACCTCACCGAGACGATCGAGCGCACCACCTTCGAGTCCCTGGTGGCCGACCTGGTGGAGCGCTCCATCGAGCCGTGCCGCATCGCGCTCAAGGACGCGGGCATTCCGGCACAGCAGATCCACCAGGTGTTGCTGGTGGGCGGCATGACGCGCATGCCGGCGGTGCAGCAGAAGGTGAAGGAGTTCTTCGGCAAGGAGCCGCACAAGGGCATCAACCCGGACGAGGTCGTCGCCGTGGGCGCGGCCATCCAGGGCGGCGTGCTCAAGGGCGAGGTGAAGGACGTCCTCCTCTTGGACGTGACGCCGCTGTCCCTGGGCGTGGAGACGGCGGGCGGTGTCTTCACGAAGATCATCGACAAGAACACCACCATCCCGTGCAAGAAGGGCCAGGTGTTCTCCACCGCGGTGGACAACCAGCCGCTGGTGAGCGTGCACGTGTTGCAGGGCGAGCGCGAGATGGCGGTGGACAACAAGACGCTGGCGCGCTTCGAGCTGGTGGGCATCCCTCCGGCGCCCCGTGGCGTGCCGCAGATCGAGGTCTCCTTCGACATCGACGTGAACGGCATCGTGCACGTGAGCGCCAAGGACCTGGGCACCGGCAAGGTGCAGCAGGTGCGCGTGGTGGGCAACTCGGGTCTGACCGAGTCGGAGATCCAGTCGATGATCTCCGACGCCCAGGCCAACCAGTCCAACGACAAGCTGAAGAAGGAGCTGGCCGAGCTGCGCAACAACGCCGACTCGCTCATCTACACCACGGAGAAGAGCCTCGAGGAGTACGGCAACGTCCTCCAGGAGAAGGACCGCACGGAGATCAAGGCCGACGTGGACCACCTCAAGGAGACGCTCAAGGGGTCGGACGCGGAGGCGGTGCGCGAGGCCTACCAGAAGCTGGAGACGAGCGCCTACCGCATCGCGGACGCCCTCTACGCCGACCAGTCCAAGGCGAGCTCGTGAGGTGACGCGGGGCCT contains:
- the grpE gene encoding nucleotide exchange factor GrpE, which gives rise to MAGSNRDSKGSFQAEISQDVIDEALKSVERRAHPPESGDGDVPEGGRTLEMDIPEGMTLEVDVPPSVFGESESGSGAPSMAALTDTRQRLEAVQRELEEARAQLEFSQTKSRETMERLKESHERALRATADLENYKKRAQKEKEEIQKFGLERLLKDFLPVLDNLDRALEASQKSTDFEAFRTGVEMTRKLFDSAMGKQGVKGFSAVGQPFDPRLHEAMQQVESATVPPGHVVYEAVRGYMLNDRLMRPALVVVARAPEGARPEPVSSKTPGSAPTGGATSAQPGNTPSEGQ
- the dnaK gene encoding molecular chaperone DnaK produces the protein MGKVIGIDLGTTNSCVAVMEGGEPVVIPNSEGSRTTPSMVGFTESGERLVGQIAKRQAITNPENTVFAVKRLIGRKFDSPEAKKAISVSPFRVVPSPNGDAWVESRGKSYSPPEISAIVLMKMKQTAEDYLGEPVTEAVITVPAYFNDSQRQATKDAGRIAGLNVLRIINEPTAAALAYGLDKVRETNAERIAVYDLGGGTFDISILELNSGVFEVKSTNGDTFLGGEDFDQRLIDFLAKRFAEQNNGLDLRKDRMALQRLKEAAERAKHELSSATETEVNLPFITADATGPKHLTETIERTTFESLVADLVERSIEPCRIALKDAGIPAQQIHQVLLVGGMTRMPAVQQKVKEFFGKEPHKGINPDEVVAVGAAIQGGVLKGEVKDVLLLDVTPLSLGVETAGGVFTKIIDKNTTIPCKKGQVFSTAVDNQPLVSVHVLQGEREMAVDNKTLARFELVGIPPAPRGVPQIEVSFDIDVNGIVHVSAKDLGTGKVQQVRVVGNSGLTESEIQSMISDAQANQSNDKLKKELAELRNNADSLIYTTEKSLEEYGNVLQEKDRTEIKADVDHLKETLKGSDAEAVREAYQKLETSAYRIADALYADQSKASS
- a CDS encoding DMT family transporter, yielding MHPSRLYLLAAATLWSTAGVLVKLSSLTGWQLASGRSLIAAVALALALPEGRKRPSARGLLATFAYATTVVTFIVANKLTTSANAIFLQDTAPLYVLLLSPLVLGERPSRGEWMAVPVFLLGLSLFFLDQLNPGQFWGNMVALGSGVSFAMCILGLRATRGEGTSVLVWGNVLAGLATLVPALEGPRPTAMDLGMLVFLGVFQLGCAYALFERGLRETPALEASLIILLEPVLNPVWTFLFAGERPGPWALVGGAIILLATAWRTLWAASSGSRPPAQEET
- a CDS encoding transcriptional regulator, with protein sequence MAEKWDKQLMDFLKRTGEELKRTGEDLKTEAQRLLVEVQDPSNQAKVKEGLQNLRVWAVATGKQAAEHLESAARRVEETVEGAFDRHSSSAAPPSPVPPAARTPSAPPPPPPVPPTPPVPPEAKAAAKAGASKSIGRKKPLAKTAPAKTAAAKKPAAKKASSPKSIGRKKPARPAS